A genomic stretch from Ursus arctos isolate Adak ecotype North America unplaced genomic scaffold, UrsArc2.0 scaffold_21, whole genome shotgun sequence includes:
- the ANKRD54 gene encoding ankyrin repeat domain-containing protein 54 isoform X2: MPTMWKQQLLEDGADPCAADDKGRTALHFASCNGNDQIVQLLLDHGADPNQRDGLGNTPLHLAACTNHVPVITTLLRGGSRVDALDRAGRTPLHLAKSKLNILQEGHSQCLEAVRLEVKQIIQMLREYLEHLGRHEQRERLDDLCTRLQMTSTKEQVDEVTDLLASFTSLSLQMQNMEKR, from the exons ATGCCAACGATGTGGAAACAG CAGCTTCTGGAAGATGGTGCGGATCCCTGTGCAGCTGATGACAAGGGCCGCACCGCTCTGCACTTCGCCTCCTGCAATGGCAACGACCAGATCG TGCAGCTACTCCTGGACCACGGGGCTGATCCCAACCAGCGAGATGGGCTGGGGAACACGCCACTGCACCTGG CGGCCTGCACCAACCACGTCCCTGTCATCACTACCCTGCTACGAGGAG GGTCCCGCGTGGATGCCCTGGACCGAGCTGGCCGCACGCCCCTGCACCTGGCCAAGTCGAAGCTGAACATCCTACAGGAAGGCCACTCCCAGTGCCTGGAGGCTGTGCGGCTGGAGGTGAAGCAG ATCATCCAGATGCTGAGGGAGTACCTGGAGCACCTGGGGCGGCACGAGCAGCGGGAGCGGCTGGACGACCTCTGCACCCGCCTCCAGATGACGAGCACCAAAGAGCAG GTGGATGAAGTGACCGACCTCCTGGCCAGCTTCACGTCCCTCAGCTTGCAGATGCAGAACATGGAGAAGAGGTAG
- the EIF3L gene encoding eukaryotic translation initiation factor 3 subunit L isoform X2, producing the protein MSYPADDYESEAAYDPYAYPGDYDMHTGDPKQDLAYERQYEQQTYQVIPEVIKNFIQYFHKTVSDLIDQKVYELQASRVSSDVIDQKVYEIQDIYENSWTKLTERFFKNTPWPEAEAIAPQVGNDAVFLILYKELYYRHIYAKVSGGPSLEQRFESYYNYCNLFNYILNADGPAPLELPNQWLWDIIDEFIYQFQSFSQYRCKTAKKSEEEIDFLRSNPKIWNVHSVLNVLHSLVDKSNINRQLEVYTSGGDPESVAGEYGRHSLYKMLGYFSLVGLLRLHSLLGDYYQAIKVLENIELNKKSMYSRVPECQVTTYYYVGFAYLMMRRYQDAIRVFANILLYIQRTKSMFQRTTYKYEMINKQNEQMHALLAIALTMYPMRIDESIHLQLREKYGDKMLRMQKGDPQVYEELFSYSCPKFLSPVVPNYDNVHPNYHKEPFLQQLKVFSDEVQQQAQLSTIRSFLKLYTTMPVAKLAGFLDLTEQEFRIQLLVFKHKMKNLVWTSGISALDGEFQSASEVDFYIDKDMIHIADTKVARRYGDFFIRQIHKFEELNRTLKKMGQRP; encoded by the exons ATGTCTTATCCCGCTGACGATTACGAGTCCGAG GCTGCTTATGATCCCTATGCTTACCCAGGCGACTATGATATGCACACAG GAGATCCAAAGCAGGATCTGGCTTATGAACGTCAGTATGAACAGCAGACCTATCAGGTGATCCCCGAAGTGATCAAGAACTTCATCCAATATTTCCACAAAACTGTCTCAGATTTGATTGACCAGAAGGTGTATGAGCTGCAGGCCAGTCGTGTGTCCAGTGATGTCATTGATCAGAAGGTATATGAGATCCAGGACATCTATGAGAACAG CTGGACCAAGTTGACTGAAAGATTCTTCAAGAATACACCTTGGCCTGAGGCAGAAGCCATTGCTCCACAGGTTGGCAACG ATGCCGTCTTCCTGATTTTGTACAAAGAGTTATACTACAGGCACATATATGCCAAAGTCAGT GGGGGGCCTTCCTTGGAGCAGAGGTTTGAGTCCTACTACAACTACTGCAATCTCTTCAACTACATTCTTA ATGCTGATGGTCCTGCTCCCCTTGAACTCCCCAACCAGTGGCTCTGGGATATCATTGATGAGTTCATCTATCAG TTTCAGTCATTCAGTCAGTACCGCTGCAAGACTGCCAAGAAGTCAGAGGAGGAGATCGACTTCCTTCGCTCCAATCCCAAAATCTGGAATGTTCACAGTGTCCTCAATGTCCTTCACTCCCTGGTAGATAAGTCCAACATTAACCGGCAGTTGGAGGTGTACACGAGCGGAG GTGACCCCGAGAGTGTGGCTGGCGAGTATGGACGGCACTCCCTTTACAAGATGCTTGGGTATTTCAGCCTCGTGGGGCTTCTGCGTCTGCATTCCCTGTTGGGGGATTACTACCAGGCCATCAAGGTGCTGGAGAATATCGAACTGAATAAGAAG AGCATGTATTCTCGGGTGCCTGAGTGCCAGGTCACCACATACTACTACGTGGGTTTCGCATATTTGATGATGCGTCGCTACCAGGATGCCATCCGGGTCTTTGCCAACATCCTCCTGTACATCCAGAGGACCAAGAGCATGTTCCAGAGGACCACATACAAGTATGAGATG ATTAACAAGCAGAATGAGCAGATGCACGCGCTGCTGGCCATCGCCCTCACCATGTACCCCATGCGAATCGACGAGAGCATTCACCTGCAGCTGCGGGAGAAGTACGGGGACAAGATGCTTCGCATGCAGAAGGGTGACCCGCAGGTCTATGAGGAACTGTTCAGCTACTCGTGCCCCAAATTCCTGTCACCTGTGGTGCCCAACTACGACAATGTGCACCCCAACTACCACAAGGAGCCCTTCCTGCAGCAGCTGAAGGTGTTCTCCGATGAAGTGCAGCAGCAGGCCCAGCTCTCCACCATCCGCAGCTTCCTCAAGCTCTACACCACCATGCCTGTGGCCAAGCTGGCCGGCTTCCTGGACCTCACAGAGCAGGAGTTCCGGATCCAGCTCCTTGTCTTCAAGCACAAGATGAAGAACCTGGTGTGGACCAGTGGCATCTCCGCCCTCGATGGCGAATTTCAGTCGGCCTCTGAGGTTGACTTCTACATCGATAAG
- the EIF3L gene encoding eukaryotic translation initiation factor 3 subunit L isoform X1 — protein MSYPADDYESEAAYDPYAYPGDYDMHTGDPKQDLAYERQYEQQTYQVIPEVIKNFIQYFHKTVSDLIDQKVYELQASRVSSDVIDQKVYEIQDIYENSWTKLTERFFKNTPWPEAEAIAPQVGNDAVFLILYKELYYRHIYAKVSGGPSLEQRFESYYNYCNLFNYILNADGPAPLELPNQWLWDIIDEFIYQFQSFSQYRCKTAKKSEEEIDFLRSNPKIWNVHSVLNVLHSLVDKSNINRQLEVYTSGGDPESVAGEYGRHSLYKMLGYFSLVGLLRLHSLLGDYYQAIKVLENIELNKKSMYSRVPECQVTTYYYVGFAYLMMRRYQDAIRVFANILLYIQRTKSMFQRTTYKYEMINKQNEQMHALLAIALTMYPMRIDESIHLQLREKYGDKMLRMQKGDPQVYEELFSYSCPKFLSPVVPNYDNVHPNYHKEPFLQQLKVFSDEVQQQAQLSTIRSFLKLYTTMPVAKLAGFLDLTEQEFRIQLLVFKHKMKNLVWTSGISALDGEFQSASEVDFYIDKDMIHIADTKVARRYGDFFIRQIHKFEEVRSQGVLCRLETEVRN, from the exons ATGTCTTATCCCGCTGACGATTACGAGTCCGAG GCTGCTTATGATCCCTATGCTTACCCAGGCGACTATGATATGCACACAG GAGATCCAAAGCAGGATCTGGCTTATGAACGTCAGTATGAACAGCAGACCTATCAGGTGATCCCCGAAGTGATCAAGAACTTCATCCAATATTTCCACAAAACTGTCTCAGATTTGATTGACCAGAAGGTGTATGAGCTGCAGGCCAGTCGTGTGTCCAGTGATGTCATTGATCAGAAGGTATATGAGATCCAGGACATCTATGAGAACAG CTGGACCAAGTTGACTGAAAGATTCTTCAAGAATACACCTTGGCCTGAGGCAGAAGCCATTGCTCCACAGGTTGGCAACG ATGCCGTCTTCCTGATTTTGTACAAAGAGTTATACTACAGGCACATATATGCCAAAGTCAGT GGGGGGCCTTCCTTGGAGCAGAGGTTTGAGTCCTACTACAACTACTGCAATCTCTTCAACTACATTCTTA ATGCTGATGGTCCTGCTCCCCTTGAACTCCCCAACCAGTGGCTCTGGGATATCATTGATGAGTTCATCTATCAG TTTCAGTCATTCAGTCAGTACCGCTGCAAGACTGCCAAGAAGTCAGAGGAGGAGATCGACTTCCTTCGCTCCAATCCCAAAATCTGGAATGTTCACAGTGTCCTCAATGTCCTTCACTCCCTGGTAGATAAGTCCAACATTAACCGGCAGTTGGAGGTGTACACGAGCGGAG GTGACCCCGAGAGTGTGGCTGGCGAGTATGGACGGCACTCCCTTTACAAGATGCTTGGGTATTTCAGCCTCGTGGGGCTTCTGCGTCTGCATTCCCTGTTGGGGGATTACTACCAGGCCATCAAGGTGCTGGAGAATATCGAACTGAATAAGAAG AGCATGTATTCTCGGGTGCCTGAGTGCCAGGTCACCACATACTACTACGTGGGTTTCGCATATTTGATGATGCGTCGCTACCAGGATGCCATCCGGGTCTTTGCCAACATCCTCCTGTACATCCAGAGGACCAAGAGCATGTTCCAGAGGACCACATACAAGTATGAGATG ATTAACAAGCAGAATGAGCAGATGCACGCGCTGCTGGCCATCGCCCTCACCATGTACCCCATGCGAATCGACGAGAGCATTCACCTGCAGCTGCGGGAGAAGTACGGGGACAAGATGCTTCGCATGCAGAAGGGTGACCCGCAGGTCTATGAGGAACTGTTCAGCTACTCGTGCCCCAAATTCCTGTCACCTGTGGTGCCCAACTACGACAATGTGCACCCCAACTACCACAAGGAGCCCTTCCTGCAGCAGCTGAAGGTGTTCTCCGATGAAGTGCAGCAGCAGGCCCAGCTCTCCACCATCCGCAGCTTCCTCAAGCTCTACACCACCATGCCTGTGGCCAAGCTGGCCGGCTTCCTGGACCTCACAGAGCAGGAGTTCCGGATCCAGCTCCTTGTCTTCAAGCACAAGATGAAGAACCTGGTGTGGACCAGTGGCATCTCCGCCCTCGATGGCGAATTTCAGTCGGCCTCTGAGGTTGACTTCTACATCGATAAG
- the EIF3L gene encoding eukaryotic translation initiation factor 3 subunit L isoform X3 — translation MSCRPVVCPVMSLIRRYMRSRTSMRTDAVFLILYKELYYRHIYAKVSGGPSLEQRFESYYNYCNLFNYILNADGPAPLELPNQWLWDIIDEFIYQFQSFSQYRCKTAKKSEEEIDFLRSNPKIWNVHSVLNVLHSLVDKSNINRQLEVYTSGGDPESVAGEYGRHSLYKMLGYFSLVGLLRLHSLLGDYYQAIKVLENIELNKKSMYSRVPECQVTTYYYVGFAYLMMRRYQDAIRVFANILLYIQRTKSMFQRTTYKYEMINKQNEQMHALLAIALTMYPMRIDESIHLQLREKYGDKMLRMQKGDPQVYEELFSYSCPKFLSPVVPNYDNVHPNYHKEPFLQQLKVFSDEVQQQAQLSTIRSFLKLYTTMPVAKLAGFLDLTEQEFRIQLLVFKHKMKNLVWTSGISALDGEFQSASEVDFYIDKDMIHIADTKVARRYGDFFIRQIHKFEELNRTLKKMGQRP, via the exons ATGAGCTGCAGGCCAGTCGTGTGTCCAGTGATGTCATTGATCAGAAGGTATATGAGATCCAGGACATCTATGAGAACAG ATGCCGTCTTCCTGATTTTGTACAAAGAGTTATACTACAGGCACATATATGCCAAAGTCAGT GGGGGGCCTTCCTTGGAGCAGAGGTTTGAGTCCTACTACAACTACTGCAATCTCTTCAACTACATTCTTA ATGCTGATGGTCCTGCTCCCCTTGAACTCCCCAACCAGTGGCTCTGGGATATCATTGATGAGTTCATCTATCAG TTTCAGTCATTCAGTCAGTACCGCTGCAAGACTGCCAAGAAGTCAGAGGAGGAGATCGACTTCCTTCGCTCCAATCCCAAAATCTGGAATGTTCACAGTGTCCTCAATGTCCTTCACTCCCTGGTAGATAAGTCCAACATTAACCGGCAGTTGGAGGTGTACACGAGCGGAG GTGACCCCGAGAGTGTGGCTGGCGAGTATGGACGGCACTCCCTTTACAAGATGCTTGGGTATTTCAGCCTCGTGGGGCTTCTGCGTCTGCATTCCCTGTTGGGGGATTACTACCAGGCCATCAAGGTGCTGGAGAATATCGAACTGAATAAGAAG AGCATGTATTCTCGGGTGCCTGAGTGCCAGGTCACCACATACTACTACGTGGGTTTCGCATATTTGATGATGCGTCGCTACCAGGATGCCATCCGGGTCTTTGCCAACATCCTCCTGTACATCCAGAGGACCAAGAGCATGTTCCAGAGGACCACATACAAGTATGAGATG ATTAACAAGCAGAATGAGCAGATGCACGCGCTGCTGGCCATCGCCCTCACCATGTACCCCATGCGAATCGACGAGAGCATTCACCTGCAGCTGCGGGAGAAGTACGGGGACAAGATGCTTCGCATGCAGAAGGGTGACCCGCAGGTCTATGAGGAACTGTTCAGCTACTCGTGCCCCAAATTCCTGTCACCTGTGGTGCCCAACTACGACAATGTGCACCCCAACTACCACAAGGAGCCCTTCCTGCAGCAGCTGAAGGTGTTCTCCGATGAAGTGCAGCAGCAGGCCCAGCTCTCCACCATCCGCAGCTTCCTCAAGCTCTACACCACCATGCCTGTGGCCAAGCTGGCCGGCTTCCTGGACCTCACAGAGCAGGAGTTCCGGATCCAGCTCCTTGTCTTCAAGCACAAGATGAAGAACCTGGTGTGGACCAGTGGCATCTCCGCCCTCGATGGCGAATTTCAGTCGGCCTCTGAGGTTGACTTCTACATCGATAAG
- the ANKRD54 gene encoding ankyrin repeat domain-containing protein 54 isoform X1, producing the protein MAAAAGGADDEPRSGRSSSDGECAVAPEPLTGPEGLFSFADFGSALGGGAGLPGRASGGAQSPLRYLHVLWQQDAEPRDELRCKIPAGRLRRAARPHRRLGPTGKEVHALKRLRDSANANDVETVQQLLEDGADPCAADDKGRTALHFASCNGNDQIVQLLLDHGADPNQRDGLGNTPLHLAACTNHVPVITTLLRGGSRVDALDRAGRTPLHLAKSKLNILQEGHSQCLEAVRLEVKQIIQMLREYLEHLGRHEQRERLDDLCTRLQMTSTKEQVDEVTDLLASFTSLSLQMQNMEKR; encoded by the exons ATGGCAGCCGCCGCCGGGGGCGCGGACGACGAACCGCGCTCGGGCCGCTCGAGCTCGGATGGCGAGTGCGCCGTGGCGCCGGAGCCGCTGACGGGCCCCGAGGGCCTCTTCTCCTTCGCGGACTTCGGGTCCGCTTTGGGCGGCGGCGCGGGCCTCCCGGGCCGGGCGTCCGGTGGGGCCCAGTCCCCGCTGCGCTACCTCCATGTCCTGTGGCAGCAGGACGCGGAGCCCCGAGATGAGCTGCGCTGTAAGATCCCCGCCGGCCGGCTGAGGCGCGCCGCCAGGCCCCACCGTCGGCTCGGGCCCACGGGCAAGGAGGTGCACG CTCTGAAGAGGCTGAGGGACTCGGCCAATGCCAACGATGTGGAAACAG TGCAGCAGCTTCTGGAAGATGGTGCGGATCCCTGTGCAGCTGATGACAAGGGCCGCACCGCTCTGCACTTCGCCTCCTGCAATGGCAACGACCAGATCG TGCAGCTACTCCTGGACCACGGGGCTGATCCCAACCAGCGAGATGGGCTGGGGAACACGCCACTGCACCTGG CGGCCTGCACCAACCACGTCCCTGTCATCACTACCCTGCTACGAGGAG GGTCCCGCGTGGATGCCCTGGACCGAGCTGGCCGCACGCCCCTGCACCTGGCCAAGTCGAAGCTGAACATCCTACAGGAAGGCCACTCCCAGTGCCTGGAGGCTGTGCGGCTGGAGGTGAAGCAG ATCATCCAGATGCTGAGGGAGTACCTGGAGCACCTGGGGCGGCACGAGCAGCGGGAGCGGCTGGACGACCTCTGCACCCGCCTCCAGATGACGAGCACCAAAGAGCAG GTGGATGAAGTGACCGACCTCCTGGCCAGCTTCACGTCCCTCAGCTTGCAGATGCAGAACATGGAGAAGAGGTAG